A genomic region of Thunnus albacares chromosome 4, fThuAlb1.1, whole genome shotgun sequence contains the following coding sequences:
- the anks1ab gene encoding ankyrin repeat and SAM domain-containing protein 1A isoform X7: MGLSQSFTNGACGKALDQPVGEWLEHVGLPQYESKFLLNGFDDLRFMGSNVMEDQDLRDIGITDPGHRKKILHAARSLPKVKALGCDGSTSLASWLDGLGLHEYLPNFLSSGYRTLECVKNLWELEIVNVIKIGPLGHRKRIIASLAERPYEEAPTKSRRLSPIMFHDLLSQTTSPLSQMDPYTSRSMDMLLPLTESDRRRRGVDQDCSVSLRSYSERPRSVDRQSERHKESRLNLRPPSHSATYATVSAWHHQPEKLILDSCGYEATYLGSMIIRDLRGIESTQDACAKIRKSKDSRKGPVVILSITYRGVKFIDAATKTIVAEHEIRNISCAAQDPDDLCTFAYITKDLKSGHHFCHVFSTVEVTQTYEIILTLGQAFEVAYQMAIQTRARHYVPPSSLGSEVIETKTSRPVSQSWSSMRRSAGAPLLECRCCHCHTCTTHRPSFLPLHSVSPGVQIDPLEMDADMQSLGSTTWLLDQRDSNRRPVSTKYETTIF, translated from the exons GGAAGTAACGTGATGGAGGACCAGGATCTCAGAGACATTGGGATCACTGACCCAGGACACAGAAAGAAGATCCTCCACGCGGCACGCAGCTTGCCAAAG GTAAAAGCACTGGGCTGTGATGGCAGCACATCTCTTGCCTCCTGGCTGGACGGCCTCGGCCTGCATGAATATCTGCCCAACTTTCTTTCAAGCGGCTACCGCACGCTGGAGTGTGTTAAGAACCTGTGGGAGCTGGAGATCGTCAAT GTTATTAAGATTGGTCCCCTGGGCCACAGGAAGAGGATCATTGCCTCTCTAGCAGAGAGACCCTATGAAGAGGCTCCGACTAAGTCACGTCGTCTATCCCCGATTATG tTCCATGACCTCCTGTCCCAGACCACATCTCCCCTCAGTCAGATGGACCCCTACACCAGTCGCTCCATGGACATGCTCCTGCCTCTGACTGAGTCAGACCGGAGGCGGAGAGGAGTCGACCAAGACTGTAGTGTATCTCTGCGTTCCTATAGTGAGAGGCCGCGATCTGTA GACAGACAGAGTGAACGACACAAAGAGTCTCGTTTAAATCTCCGGCCACCAAGCCACTCTGCTACCTACGCCACGGTGTCCGCCTGGCATCACCAGCCTGAGAAACTCATCCTGGACTCCTGCGGGTACGAGGCGACT TACCTAGGATCAATGATAATCAGGGATCTACGAGGGATTGAGTCCACACAAGATGCCTGCGCTAAAATTAGG AAATCAAAGGATTCAAGAAAGGGTCCAGTTGTCATACTGTCCATTACCTACAGAGGGGTCAAGTTCATTGATGCAGCCACAAAG ACCATAGTCGCAGAGCACGAGATAAGGAATATCTCATGTGCTGCCCAAGACCCAGATGACCTCTGCACTTTTGCTTACATCACCAAGGATCTGAAGAGTGGCCACCATTTCTGTCATGTCTTCAGCACTGTGGAAGTG acacagacctACGAGATCATCCTGACACTGGGACAGGCGTTTGAGGTGGCTTATCAGATGGCGATCCAGACTAGGGCGAGACACTATGTCCCACCTTCATCTCTGGGTTCAGAGGtcatagagaccaaaaccagccGTCCTGTATCTCAGTCATGGAGCAGCATGCGGAGATCAGCA GGTGCCCCTCTGCTCGAATGCCGCTGCTGTCACTGTCACACGTGTACTACCCACCGTCCTTCCTTCCTCCCGTTGCACTCTGTTAGCCCTGGAGTCCAG ATCGACCCCCTGGAGATGGACGCAGACATGCAGTCCCTGGGCAGCACCACCTGGCTCTTGGATCAGCGGGACTCCAACAGGCGCCCCGTCAGCACCAAGTACGAGACCACCATATTCTGA